A segment of the Pseudoalteromonas sp. DL-6 genome:
GTTGTCGTCTATTTGCGAGCCAATGGTTCGCCTATCGTTAGCGGCAGTAACAGCACTGGCTGTACCGGCAACCACAGCAGCGGCACAACCTTGTAATAACACAACAGTGCCTAAAATAATTAGGGAGCGTTTAAACATAATTTTCGTCCTGCGGGAAAAGGGTTAAATCTACCAATTCACTTAAACAGTGAAGGTTAACTAAATGCGATTCAATAATGCGACTCGGGCGTTTAGACGGCGTACGAATTTCTACATCGTTATGGCCAAGCAAGCCAACAAGTTCACCGCCATCATCGCCTACCATTACTATGACCTTCATATCTTTGGTAAGTGCCGCTTCTACTGCAGAAATTATGTGTTTTTCATTACCATTAATGGCAAGTACCAATAATAAGTCACCTTGCTGAGCAAAGGCACGAACTTGGCGTGCAAATGTATCGTGGTCATCTATTTGATTGCCTTGGCCCAAGTTAATATTTTCTTGTGAGAGAGCGATTGCAGGTAAGCAGGGACGTTCTGTTTCGTAAAAATTAACCAGTACGCCTGCCATGTGTTGTGCCAGCATATGGCAGTTTGCAGTACCGCAACAGATCAATTTATTCCCATTGATCAGGCTTTGTGCAATGGTAAATGCCGCTGATTCTAACGCGCTTGGCAACACTTCGCCGGCGGCTATTTGAACTTGAATACTTTCTTTAAAAATTTCTTTAATTGTATCTTGCATGGGTTACCAACAATTTATCTCTAATTCTGTGTGAGCTTACACCGGCTTTATTAAAAAAATGATTATTTTAGGCGTAAGCTATTATTTAACTGTATGCTCAGCATGAAGCTGCTGTAATCGTCTTATTTTTATACATCAGACATTAAAATACATTTTTCAGCCAGTTAATATGTAATGACGGTTCGCCGGTTATAGCAACGTAATCAATACGTAATGGCTGGTTTTTTAAGTTTTTAGCCCCAAGGTAATGATAAATAGTGCGCTTTAACTTAGCTTGCTTTTGCGGGCTTAGCGCATAATTAGCGCCGCCTTTTATGTTATTTTTACGAAACTTAACTTCAACAAACACTAAGGTGTCACCGTCTTTCATAATGACATCAAGTTCGCCGTAGGGGCAGTAGTAATTACGCTCAATCGCTTTTAAACCTTGCGCTTCTAGATACTTTTGCGCTTGACGCTCATAATACTGGCCTTTTTCACGACTATTTTGCCACAGCTGTTTAAACCACGACATGTTAACCCCTTAGTTAATTATGGTTATGCCATCGTTTGCTGATTGCATAAATAGCGGCACAGGGCGTTGTGTTTTTAATTCCACAGGTTTTATACGGCGATTGCTGTACTGTGCCCATTGCAGTGATCGTTCAATATCACCGGCACTATTAATGGATAATTTACCGCTTAAGCCTGAAAAGTATTTATCGGGTGTAATGCTCAGCTGTCTAATATCATTCAGCATGGCGACGGCATCGTAGGCCATGGCAAATAAACGTTGGCTAATATCAGCCTGTTCAGGCCATAAATCATTATATTGCTTACGTAGATTATGCTGCGTAATTTGTGAGTCTAACATCCAAGGAAGTTCGGTAAAGTAAAGCCCATCTAAATCGCCTTTGTCAGTGGTATCTATTTGCTTACTATGACTTTTAGAGCTGGCGTAAATAGGGATTCTGTCGGCAAAGGTGCTTACGTTAACATCCAGATAAGGCTTAATTAATCGGGTCTCTATGGCGTCACCTAATATATAAATTGCATCAATATCGCCACGTGAACGGGTTTCACTTTCTACTTCTTTATTAAAAAGTGTTTTAACCGATTTAATACGCTCTTTTGATTTATCAACTTCTAGTAAGCTGGTAATGGTATTGGGCATATCTTTATTGTCGTTGTAAAAGCCAACTTGTGTGGTTGTTTCACTATAGCGTTGCCATTGCAGATTAAAGTAGTCAATTAAGCGCTGACCATTGGTATTATTTGGCGCTAGCAACATAGGTTTTTGATAACCTTGCGCTAAAAAGTGCTCTAGAGTTTGTTGTACTTCATGCTCTGGATTAAGCGCAAAAAAGTAGTGTTGCAGAGAGGTTCGTTCGCCATCAAAGGTATTTAAATGTAATGTGGGTATATCGAGTAATGTGTTGGTATTAGCGAGCTTATCAATATTGGCTTTTAATAGCGGGCCAATAACAAAGTCTGGTTGTAATTGCGAAATCTGTGCGCTCAACGCTTCGGTTTCGGTATTTTCATCAATAAACAGCGTTTCGCTAATCTCTTTTTTATCAAGTGCAGCCAGTATGCCGGCTTTTAATGCATCTCCTAAGCGCTTGTTAGCACCTGACTGAGGTAATAGCACAACTAAGCGTTCAATATTTAGTGGTGCTAATTCATTGGCGTAAGTATCTTGTTTTGGTAGAACATTGGTACCAGGGTGCCCAAGGTAACGGCGGCGCCAATTATTAATCGCTTGGTCTAAATCAACAGA
Coding sequences within it:
- a CDS encoding SIS domain-containing protein, which produces MQDTIKEIFKESIQVQIAAGEVLPSALESAAFTIAQSLINGNKLICCGTANCHMLAQHMAGVLVNFYETERPCLPAIALSQENINLGQGNQIDDHDTFARQVRAFAQQGDLLLVLAINGNEKHIISAVEAALTKDMKVIVMVGDDGGELVGLLGHNDVEIRTPSKRPSRIIESHLVNLHCLSELVDLTLFPQDENYV
- a CDS encoding YraN family protein, with the protein product MSWFKQLWQNSREKGQYYERQAQKYLEAQGLKAIERNYYCPYGELDVIMKDGDTLVFVEVKFRKNNIKGGANYALSPQKQAKLKRTIYHYLGAKNLKNQPLRIDYVAITGEPSLHINWLKNVF
- a CDS encoding penicillin-binding protein activator; the encoded protein is MRLKLVSLLIILSGLSACSTTEKPTKTSDNLSNSANTLKNEALNAQSIYQLAQNRYGADKIQLLYSARDSAITEENWPLLEKICTELALTASVDQIQNRLYIAFAQKEQNKNQQALEVLNTLEGQLKQPEHFAWHQFLTASIFASQDLPKRAAPYFFAASESVAKNNISIPKLNDALWHNLKQLSSYALERFNRGSVIQQGWVNLALYHQVYANSSVDLDQAINNWRRRYLGHPGTNVLPKQDTYANELAPLNIERLVVLLPQSGANKRLGDALKAGILAALDKKEISETLFIDENTETEALSAQISQLQPDFVIGPLLKANIDKLANTNTLLDIPTLHLNTFDGERTSLQHYFFALNPEHEVQQTLEHFLAQGYQKPMLLAPNNTNGQRLIDYFNLQWQRYSETTTQVGFYNDNKDMPNTITSLLEVDKSKERIKSVKTLFNKEVESETRSRGDIDAIYILGDAIETRLIKPYLDVNVSTFADRIPIYASSKSHSKQIDTTDKGDLDGLYFTELPWMLDSQITQHNLRKQYNDLWPEQADISQRLFAMAYDAVAMLNDIRQLSITPDKYFSGLSGKLSINSAGDIERSLQWAQYSNRRIKPVELKTQRPVPLFMQSANDGITIIN